The following proteins are co-located in the Microcoleus sp. bin38.metabat.b11b12b14.051 genome:
- a CDS encoding NADH-quinone oxidoreductase subunit M — protein MLSALIWIPMFAAALIGFWPSAVSSKIVRNFAIAIASVTFILSVIVAAQFDASTSQLQFSEFIPWIDDLGFNYNLGVDGLSLPLVILNTLLTGVAIYATDEAIRRPRLYYSLMLLITGGVTGAFLSQNLLLFFLFFEVELIPLYLLIAIWGGERRGYAATKFLIYTAFSGIVLLATFLGVVWVSGASSFDMVGAAGESHLQGGSPLPLVRQIVLLAGILLAFGIKIPLVPFHTWLPDAHVEASTPVSVLLAGVLLKLGTYGMLRFGLGLFPDAWAVAAPWLASWAVVSVLYGASCAIAQKDMKKIVAYSSIAHMGYILLASAAATPISMMGTVLQMVSHGLISGLLFLSVGIVYKKSGSRNIDVLKGLFNPDRGLPVIGSLMIVGVMASAGIPGLSGFIAEFLIFRGSLPVFPVQTLLCMIGTGLTSIYFLIMVNRAFFGRLSDLVVNLPQVRWGDRIPSLVLAVIIAVMGVQPAVLVALSEKTAIGLVSAVPPQVQQLAQNLE, from the coding sequence ATGCTCAGTGCTTTAATTTGGATACCAATGTTTGCCGCCGCTTTGATTGGGTTTTGGCCCAGTGCGGTAAGTTCTAAAATAGTTCGGAATTTCGCGATCGCCATTGCGAGTGTAACTTTTATTTTATCGGTGATTGTGGCAGCTCAGTTTGATGCCAGTACCAGTCAGTTACAGTTTTCGGAATTTATTCCTTGGATCGATGATTTGGGATTTAATTACAATCTCGGCGTTGATGGTTTGTCTCTGCCTTTGGTAATTTTAAATACCCTACTGACAGGAGTAGCGATTTACGCTACGGATGAGGCAATCCGCAGACCTCGACTTTATTATTCTTTGATGCTGTTAATTACTGGCGGCGTCACAGGAGCTTTCTTATCTCAAAATTTGCTGCTATTTTTCCTCTTTTTCGAGGTAGAACTAATTCCGCTTTACCTGTTGATTGCAATTTGGGGAGGCGAGCGCCGGGGCTATGCTGCTACTAAGTTTTTAATCTATACTGCATTTTCAGGAATTGTTTTACTGGCTACTTTCTTGGGAGTAGTTTGGGTGAGCGGTGCTTCTAGTTTTGATATGGTTGGTGCTGCTGGTGAATCGCATTTACAAGGAGGCTCGCCATTACCTTTGGTAAGACAAATTGTGTTGCTGGCTGGGATATTGCTGGCCTTTGGTATCAAAATTCCATTAGTGCCTTTTCATACTTGGCTGCCGGATGCTCACGTAGAAGCTTCGACTCCGGTTTCGGTGCTGCTGGCGGGGGTGCTGTTGAAGCTGGGAACTTACGGGATGCTGCGCTTTGGTTTAGGTTTATTTCCCGATGCGTGGGCGGTGGCTGCGCCTTGGTTGGCGAGTTGGGCGGTGGTAAGCGTGCTTTATGGGGCTAGTTGCGCGATCGCCCAAAAAGACATGAAAAAAATTGTAGCTTACAGTTCGATCGCTCACATGGGCTACATTTTGCTAGCTAGCGCCGCAGCAACTCCAATCAGTATGATGGGAACTGTGTTGCAAATGGTTAGCCACGGTTTAATCTCAGGGCTACTATTTTTGAGTGTCGGTATTGTCTACAAAAAATCCGGCAGCCGCAACATAGATGTGCTCAAAGGTTTATTCAATCCCGATCGCGGTTTGCCAGTAATTGGCAGTTTAATGATCGTCGGCGTAATGGCGAGTGCCGGCATTCCAGGGTTGTCCGGATTTATTGCTGAATTCTTGATATTTAGGGGCAGTTTGCCAGTGTTTCCCGTGCAAACTTTGCTTTGCATGATTGGGACTGGTTTAACTTCAATCTACTTTTTAATTATGGTCAACCGCGCCTTTTTCGGCCGCCTTTCCGATTTGGTGGTGAATTTGCCACAAGTCCGCTGGGGCGATCGCATTCCTTCGCTAGTTTTAGCAGTAATCATCGCCGTCATGGGAGTGCAGCCCGCTGTTTTAGTGGCTTTGAGCGAAAAAACTGCGATCGGTTTAGTATCGGCTGTGCCGCCGCAAGTTCAACAACTTGCTCAAAACTTAGAGTAA